The following proteins are co-located in the Streptomyces sp. NBC_01198 genome:
- a CDS encoding ABC transporter ATP-binding protein, which translates to MTTTIPQQPTPEQAPDGTPLLQASGVVMRFGGLTAVRDVDLTVNTGEIVGLIGPNGAGKTTFFNCLTGLYVPTEGTVSYRGTVLPPKPHLVTKAGIARTFQNIRLFANMTVLENVLVGRHTRTREGLLSALIRGPGYHRAEARSRARAMELLEFTGLAAKAEHLARNLPYGEQRKLEIARALASEPGLLLLDEPTAGMNPQETRATEELVFSVRDQGVAVLVIEHDMRFIFNLCDRVAVLVQGEKLVEGTSEVVQQDERVIAAYLGEPFEGAAEDGPQTTGEQENDR; encoded by the coding sequence ATGACCACCACCATCCCGCAGCAGCCCACCCCGGAGCAGGCCCCCGACGGGACCCCGCTGCTCCAGGCCAGCGGCGTCGTCATGCGCTTCGGCGGCCTCACCGCCGTCCGGGACGTCGACCTCACCGTCAACACCGGCGAGATCGTCGGCCTGATCGGCCCCAACGGCGCAGGCAAGACCACCTTCTTCAACTGCCTCACCGGGCTGTACGTCCCCACCGAAGGCACCGTCAGCTACCGCGGCACCGTACTGCCGCCCAAGCCGCACCTGGTCACCAAGGCCGGTATCGCCCGCACCTTCCAGAACATCCGGCTGTTCGCCAACATGACCGTGCTGGAGAACGTCCTGGTCGGCCGGCACACCCGCACCCGCGAAGGCCTGCTGTCCGCGCTCATCCGCGGCCCCGGCTACCACCGGGCGGAGGCCCGCTCCCGAGCCAGGGCCATGGAACTGCTGGAGTTCACCGGCCTGGCCGCCAAGGCCGAGCACCTGGCCCGCAACCTGCCCTACGGCGAGCAGCGCAAGCTGGAGATCGCCCGCGCCCTGGCCAGCGAGCCGGGGCTGCTGCTGCTCGACGAGCCCACCGCCGGCATGAACCCGCAGGAGACCAGGGCCACCGAGGAACTCGTCTTCTCCGTACGCGACCAGGGCGTCGCCGTCCTCGTCATCGAGCACGACATGCGGTTCATCTTCAACCTGTGCGACCGGGTCGCCGTCCTCGTCCAGGGCGAGAAGCTGGTCGAGGGCACCTCCGAGGTCGTACAGCAGGACGAACGGGTCATCGCCGCCTACCTCGGCGAGCCCTTCGAAGGCGCGGCCGAGGACGGGCCGCAGACGACCGGCGAGCAGGAGAACGACCGATGA